In the genome of Campylobacter concisus, the window GGCTACAAATACATCGTTCTTTGCTCAATCGGTCTAGCATTTGCACTTTATGCGACTGTTCTTTTATACTCAGCCACATTTAGCACTCTAGGAGATGGCGAAGCTTCTATGCTATTTTCTGGAATAATGACAAATGCTAAAAATTTAAACCCAGATGCAGCAAAACTTATCTTTGTATTTGCTCTAATTGGTTTTGGTACAAAAGCTGGTCTTGCTCCAACTCACACTTGGCTACCAGACGTTCACGCTGAAGGTCCAGCACCTATCTCAGCCTTGCTTTCAGGCGTACTTTTAAAATGTGCGATGCTGGCACTTTTGAGATACTATGCTATCACAGCTCAAGCTGTTGGATTTAGCTTTGTTGAGGGCATAATGATCGTTTCAGGAACTATCACTCTTTTTGTAGCGGGATTTTTCCTAATCAGACAACACAACGTAAAAAGAATGTTTGCATACCACTCAATCGTTCATATGGGTGTTATTGCATTTGCACTTGGTGTTGGCGGTAAATTTGGTCTATTTGCAGCGATATTTCACTGCTTGGCTCACAGCTTTACTAAAGCTCTTGCGTTTTGCTCAACCGGCAACATAGCAAGAATTTATGGCCACAAAGATATGAGTAAGATGGGCGGCATGGTTAAGATCGCACCGATCACCACTATAATGTTTGGCGCGGCTGTTTGCTCACTAGTTGGTGTTCCAGCATTTGCTATATTTGTTAGCGAATATAACGTCTTTGTAGGAGCTATCACAAGTGGTCAATACATCGCAGTTGCGCTATTTGCTATTGCACTTGCAGTTATTTTCATAGCTGACTTTGCACACTTTAACATGGCAAGCTTTGGCGAGCCAAAAGGTGTGGTTGTTCATAATAAAGAGATGAGTTTGTTAGAGAATTTACCTCTTATAGCACTTTGTGCCCTTATCATAATCTTTGGCGTATGGCATGTAGATAGCTTTTATACGCTAGTAGATAACGGTGTTAATATAATGATGGGAGCTTTAAAATGAGAGGCGATAAATTTGTTGAAATCCTAAAAACTAAAGTAAAAATTTTAGAGGTAACTCGTCAAGCTGACGATCAGATCACTGTTTTAGTTGATAGAAACGACCTTCCACTGGCTGTTAAGACGCTTTACTATGATATCGGTGGCTTTATAAGCACAATGATACCAAATGACGAGCGCCAGATAAATGGCAGCTATGCACTTTACTACGCTATCTCAATGGAAGGTAGCAAGATGACTGAGGCTGACGACTTTGCGGCTGAGGATAAGTGCTTTATCACAGTTAAAACTCTTATTCCAGGAAGTGATCCGACATTCCCATCTGTTACTCCGCTAGTGCCAGCTTGTGTTTGGTACGAAAGAGAAGCTTATGATATGTTTGGCCTTGTGGCCGAAGGTTTGCCTGATAAAAGGCGTCTTGTTTTAAGTGATGACTGGCCAGACGGACTTCACCCACTTAGAAAAGATGCGATGGATTATCGCTACCGCCCTGATCCGGTTGACCATAGAGATGAGCCTGATTCTGAGTTTTTGTTTCCAACAGGTGATGCAGTAGTTGATGTGCCACTTGGACCACTACATATTACTTCAGATGAGCCAGGTCACTTTAGACTTTTCTGTGACGGCGACGAGATCATCGACGCTGACTACCGCCTCTTTTATCAACACCGCGGTATGGAAAAGCTAGCTGAAAACAGAATGAACTATGATCAAATGGGCTATCTTGCAGAGAGAGTTTGTGGAATTTGTGGTTATGCTCACGCTATCGCTTGTATCGAAGCAGCAGAAAAAGCTATCAAGCTTGAAATTCCACTAAGGGCTCAAGCTATACGAGTCATCTGTCTTGAGATCGAGCGTCTTCACAGCCACCTTTTAAATATCGGTCTAGCTTGTGAGGTCACTGGTAACTATAATGCGTTTATGCATATCTTTAGGGTTCGTGAGTACTCTATGGAGCTAGCTCAACTAGTAACTGGCGGACGTAAAACATACGGCAACGTCGTTATGGGCGGCTTAAGACGTGATATGACAAACCAAGAGATCAAAAAAGGCATCGAGATCATAAATAAACTTGACGTTCAAATTTCAGAAATTTGGGACGCAGTTATGGAGGATAAACGCCAAATCGGACGCTGGAAAGGTGTGGGAATCCTAGACCGCCAAATAGCACGTGACTTTAGCCCAGTTGGTCCAAACATGAGAGGCTCTGGCTTTAAACGTGATAACCGTTACGATCACCCATACGACTTTTTTAAACAGATAGAATTTGAAGTAGCAGTTGAGCATGGTTGCGACGTATTTGCTCGTGAGATGGTTAGATATAAAGAGCTAAAAAGCTCTATCCACATCATCCGCCAATGCTTTGAGCTAATGCCTCAAACTCCGATCATGATCGATCCTGTGACTATGATCAAACCTGAGAATTTTGCACTTGGTCATGATGAAGCACCACGCGGTGAAAACGTCCACTGGATCATGCAAGGCAGTGCTCAAAAAGTATATCGCTGGAGATGCAGGGCAGCAACATATAACAACTGGCCAAGCCTAAGATATCAATTTAGAGGAAACAACATAAGTGACGCTGCGCTTATCGTTTGCTCGCTTGACCCTTGCTACTCATGCACTGAGCGTGTTACACTAGTCGATGTAAGAACTAAAAAGAGTAAAATTTTAACAGAAAAAGACCTTAAAAAATTCTGTCAAGATGGCGGGGTTAGCAAAAAGGATTTAAGATGATGAAGTTATTTGACATCACAGAAAATATGGAAAGGCGACATACGCCTATCCATTTGAGCCATATATTGTTCCTGAAAATTTCCGTGGTCAGCCAAACTATACATACGATCTTTGTATAGGTTGTGCAGCCTGCGGTATCGCTTGCCCTAGTAACGCGATAGAGCTTAAGATGAACGAGGAACAAACAAAGCTTGTTTGGGAATTTGACTGTGGGCGCTGCATATTTTGTGGGCGCTGCGATGAGGTTTGCCCAACTGGAGCCGTTCGCCTAAGCGATAGCTTTGAGCTTGCGGTTAAATTTGACAAGAGCGCTCTTATACAAAGGGGCGAGCTTGAGATGCAAACTTGCAAATGCTGCGGCAAGCCATTTACACCAAAAAGGCTTATAAATTTCACCCTTGAAAAGCTTGGCACAGCAAATTTACTCCCAGGCAGACTTGAAGAGGCAAAAGACTACCTTTATATCTGCCCAGAGTGCAAGAAAAATCAATCTGCTGAGAGGCTAACAAAAGGCATTGAGGAGGCTATAAAATGAGTCTATATCAAGTCCCAGAGGACATAAAAACAGCAAATGATCTAACTGCAAAGCTAGAGCATCTAAAAAATATCAAAAGAAGCTTTAGCGTTTATAGGATCGACTGCGGAAGCTGTAACGGCTGTGAGATAGAAATTTTTGCGGCTATTACACCGATGTGGGACCCTGAGCGCTTTGGCTTTAAGCTTGTGGCAAACCCAAGACACGCTGATATTTTACTTTGCACCGGTCCTGTAACAAGACAGATGTATTATCCGCTTCTTCGTGCTTATGAGGCGACTCCAGATCCTAAGATCGTAGTTGCTCTTGGTGCGTGCG includes:
- a CDS encoding hydrogenase; its protein translation is MDSLALILILPLLGALILFLSPKNYAVLSGLHVLFSAATSVALLNNVLKVLSSGTFYSFDKFLFLDSLGCVFLVLIAVTGFIVNFYSIHYMRWELEDGHIHLSDLKKYYALSHVFIFTMTLSVICNNVAFMWAAIEATTLASVFLVAIHKDQKSTESGYKYIVLCSIGLAFALYATVLLYSATFSTLGDGEASMLFSGIMTNAKNLNPDAAKLIFVFALIGFGTKAGLAPTHTWLPDVHAEGPAPISALLSGVLLKCAMLALLRYYAITAQAVGFSFVEGIMIVSGTITLFVAGFFLIRQHNVKRMFAYHSIVHMGVIAFALGVGGKFGLFAAIFHCLAHSFTKALAFCSTGNIARIYGHKDMSKMGGMVKIAPITTIMFGAAVCSLVGVPAFAIFVSEYNVFVGAITSGQYIAVALFAIALAVIFIADFAHFNMASFGEPKGVVVHNKEMSLLENLPLIALCALIIIFGVWHVDSFYTLVDNGVNIMMGALK
- a CDS encoding hydrogenase-4 component G, yielding MRGDKFVEILKTKVKILEVTRQADDQITVLVDRNDLPLAVKTLYYDIGGFISTMIPNDERQINGSYALYYAISMEGSKMTEADDFAAEDKCFITVKTLIPGSDPTFPSVTPLVPACVWYEREAYDMFGLVAEGLPDKRRLVLSDDWPDGLHPLRKDAMDYRYRPDPVDHRDEPDSEFLFPTGDAVVDVPLGPLHITSDEPGHFRLFCDGDEIIDADYRLFYQHRGMEKLAENRMNYDQMGYLAERVCGICGYAHAIACIEAAEKAIKLEIPLRAQAIRVICLEIERLHSHLLNIGLACEVTGNYNAFMHIFRVREYSMELAQLVTGGRKTYGNVVMGGLRRDMTNQEIKKGIEIINKLDVQISEIWDAVMEDKRQIGRWKGVGILDRQIARDFSPVGPNMRGSGFKRDNRYDHPYDFFKQIEFEVAVEHGCDVFAREMVRYKELKSSIHIIRQCFELMPQTPIMIDPVTMIKPENFALGHDEAPRGENVHWIMQGSAQKVYRWRCRAATYNNWPSLRYQFRGNNISDAALIVCSLDPCYSCTERVTLVDVRTKKSKILTEKDLKKFCQDGGVSKKDLR